Proteins encoded by one window of Arachis ipaensis cultivar K30076 chromosome B04, Araip1.1, whole genome shotgun sequence:
- the LOC107638933 gene encoding coatomer subunit epsilon-1 — protein sequence MAAPDHLFNLRNNFYLGAYQAAINSSDVSNLSPDDVVERDSLVHRCYIALGQLQFVISEIDQNAPTPLQAVKLLALYFSGASQKESAISSLKEWLADPAIGNNPTLRLIAGTIFLHEQDFNEALKYTNAGGTMELHALNVQIFIKMHRSDFAERQLRMMQQIDEDHTLTQLANAWLDLAVGGSKIQEAHLIFQDLSERYQSTSLLLNGKAVCCMHMGNFDEAETLLVEALNKDARDPETLANLVVCCLHLGKPSSKSFSQLKLSHPDHVLVKRVTTAEESFDRALQSFS from the exons ATGGCGGCACCGGACCACCTCTTCAACCTTCGTAATAACTTCTACCTTGGCGCATACCAAGCCGCCATCAACAGCAGCGACGTCTCAAACCTCTCACCGGACGACGTCGTCGAGAGGGACTCGCTGGTGCATCGCTGCTACATCGCACTCGGCCAGCTCCAGTTCGTCATCTCCGAGATCGACCAGAACGCCCCCACTCCTCTCCAAGCCGTCAAGCTCCTCGCCCTCTACTTCTCCGGCGCCTCACAAAAG GAATCTGCGATCTCGAGCCTCAAGGAGTGGCTGGCGGATCCAGCAATCGGGAACAACCCTACGCTGAGGTTGATCGCAGGGACGATTTTCTTGCACGAGCAGGACTTCAACGAGGCTCTTAAGTACACCAATGCCGGAGGAACAATGGAATT GCATGCATTGAATGTGCAGATCTTTATTAAGATGCATAGGTCTGATTTTGCTGAGAGGCAGCTCAGGATGATGCAGCAGATTGATGAGGATCACACCCTCACACAGCTTGCCAATGCATGGCTAGATTTGGCTGTG GGCGGGTCAAAGATCCAGGAGGCACATCTCATCTTCCAGGATTTGTCTGAGAGGTATCAGTCCACCAGTTTGCTCTTGAATGGGAAGGCTGTTTGCTGCATGCACATGGGTAACTTTGACGAAGCTGAAACCCTTTTGGTTGAAGCACTGAACAAG GATGCCAGGGATCCAGAAACTCTAGCTAATCTAGTTGTATGCTGTCTTCACCTTGGCAAGCCATCTTCTAAATCATTCAG TCAGCTGAAACTTTCACACCCGGACCATGTACTGGTTAAACGAGTAACAACAGCCGAAGAAAGCTTTGATAGAGCGCTGCAATCATTTTCTTGA